The sequence below is a genomic window from Chanos chanos chromosome 16, fChaCha1.1, whole genome shotgun sequence.
TTATGTAACTCATAAATCTTTATTTAACTTGGAAGATAAGCTAACTGTCTGTAAGGTCGTGTCGTGTCCTTAACCACGATCACCGTTTACcgatatttatatttatgtaaacactggtttatcagCAGCGCTTCTCaaattgttctcttttttctctctctctctctctttctctctctgtctgtctgcagagaTGCTTCAGTTTGTCAGTAACCAGGTCGGGGATTTCCCTGACCTGTTTGAGGACCAACTGGGTTCTGGATCCATGCAGAATGGGACGGGCGGGTCACACCGCCAAGCCCAGTCCACCCAGACCTGCTCTCAGACCCCGCAGACGACGGCCCCGGGAACCGTGTTCCAAAACGGCAGCGTACCCCTGACCCCCGCGCCCGCCCTCCCGCTCACCCCCCCGCACACGCCGGTCCAAACGACCGCCGCcggccagcagcagcagcagcagcagcaggtccgcaccccccctctcctccagcCCAGGCCGCAGGTCCAGGTCCAGGCCCAGACCATCCCGGTCCAAACGCAGGCCCTCACCGTGCAGACGCAGAGCTTCCCCATGCAGACGCTGGCCGTGCAGACGCACGGACAGACCCTCCCCATGCAGACGCAGGCGCAGCCGGCACAGACCGTCATGATCACCCCCGGGGCGACCCAGTCCCGATTCATCCAGAACCAGGTCATCTGCCACCAAGTCCCCACCACCGGGTTCCAAGGTCCGTGTTTCTCCTTTTTGTGCTCGTGTCTTTGGTTTCTGCATAGTATGTAGTGAAacttttttaactgttttgaaCGTTAGAACCAAAACcttaaagaatgaaatatatttatgggtttatttgttttttttccaaacaaagaGAGTGGTAATGTATGTATAATATATcaaaatttgcattttaaaaatatatactaTTGTTTAACACTATAATATTATTGAACCcatttattttatattgtatCATATAGCACTATACTATTATATACATGTCATACATAGGATCAAAGTAGGTCAAATCATATCAGATGACACCCAGACGGTAATGACATGCTAATTATATGTTAATAACAGGTGCATGATGTTTAATTTATGCATCACTCCACTTCTGCGTCTTCCTCCCCCTGTAGTTCTGCAGCCTCAGGTGCAGAGCATTGTGACATCACCACAGGTCCAGCCAATGACAATCCAGCACCAGCGTGTGCTAACCCCAGCAGGGCAGACCATCCAGACGCTGTCCACAGCGCCCACTGCTGTTCACACCGTCTCACAGCAAGTCCAACAGGTTCCTGTGAGCACCGAATCTGTTCCTTATCTTACATAAGTAAAAACAGCCGCGTTGATCTGACCCTCTCTGTCCAgtatttatgaaaaaataatGCCGATAGTTACCAGAGCCTTGGCATGTGTAAGATCTGTAGTATTATTCAATGACTTTGACAAGTGTTTTAGACTAATCTTTGGCTATGCGCTTAGTCATTTTTCTACGGTTTTGTCACCTGTATGcctttgtgttctgtgtcagaCCAGTCGACTGTACCGTGTTTTGTACATGCCTCTAGTTCTGTCTCAGgagtttcttgtttgtttgtttgattgtttgtttgttttgctaaaTTGAGTGTTCTGTGCGCATTCCAGGTTCTGGTGCATCAGCCTCAGATTCTGAAAACAGACTCGCTGGTTTTGACCACGCTGAAACCGGACGGCACTCAGGTTCTCTCCACCGTGCAGAACCCGACTGGCATCACCACCCTTACCACGCCCATCCAGACCACCGCCCTCCAGGTTCCTGTACGTCACCGCAGACACACAGCGCTGCCGGTCTGCCGCTGCCGAAACCACAGTCATTCAGTTCAACAGGATCAAGATTACAGGATTATTCATTAAACAACACATTACTGCTCCCGGCAGTAGCAATTACTATAATAACAGTTACCGGTAGataaagaaatagagaaagaaatgatGGGTGTGTAATGTGATGAGATCAGAGTAAGGAAGTGGAGGAACATgtatcttttttgtgtgtgtatgtgtgactatgtgtgactgtgtgtgtatgtgtatctgacacataattgtgtgtgtgcgtgcgtgtgtgtgtgtgttactctctcCAGTCTCTTACCTGCCTTTCCCTCCTTTCAGACTCTGATGGGCAGCAACATTCTGACTACTGTGCCTGTCATGATGGGGGGTGGGGACAAGCTCCCAATCAAACAGCTCTCTTCAGGCACCACCCACGCAGTGGGCGGGGCCAGGACAGCCACGGAGCAGGGAGTGATGCAGGCCGGACAGGGAGGAGCGGTTAAGGAGGGCGAGAGGAGGACCACCCACAACATCATCGAAAAACGTTACCGTTCCTCCATCAATGACAAGATCTTGGAGCTCCGCGACCTCGTCATGGGCAACGACGCCAAGGTCAGGACCCTTGCATCCTGGGAAATGTAGTCTAAATTGTGCAACTGttcatggaagaaaaaaaaattggctcaGTGTAGTAGTaacacaaccactactacaactactgctgATGCTACTACCACTAattattaatgttgttgttattgttgttgttgttgttgttgttaaggcAACAGTATTGATTATTATCTAGTTTCATGCGTATTGGGACATGAGGCTGATTAAACAGTTCAGGTAGAAGGTTCTGGAGGTTCTGCGTTTCTGtagtcagtctctctgtcttttgtacAGATGCATAAATCCGGAGTCTTGCGTAAGGCCATCGATTACATCAAGTACCTGCAGCAGGTCAACCACAAACTGAGGCAGGAGAACCTGGCTCTCAAAATGGCCAACCAGAAAAACAGTAAGTTCAAGGGTCAGATGTGTAGCTAAAGCCTTTGggcctttttcttttaaaaaaagattctcTAAAGGATTTAAACGAGCGATTTGACACGCCGTTAAACCAGCGTCTGTGAATCATGACGTTCAGCTGACAGATTTTAGAATGAAGTAACTATGGAGACATATCTGTCAGCACAGAGGActtaaatctctctccctcttcctctccccttctctctctctctccgtctctctctctctcccagaatCGTCAATCTGTCTGCCGGACGACGTGGAGATGAAGCCAGAGGTGGCCATAATATCACCTCCTCCGTCGGACTCTGGGTCCAATTCTCCGCCCCAGTTCTCCCCGTTTGGCGTAGACTCGGAACCTGGCAGCCCTCTACTGGACCACGAACAGGTACAACCACTTTCTCAGTAACATGCATCCACTCACCAGACTCACACTACAGTGGTCAAGCCTTTTACTGACACATATCTGCTAATACATATATAGCCGTAGATACATTTGGACTCACATCTGGGGTTAtatctgctctgtctctcttctggagggaaaaaatgacaaacatggcGGTTTATATAATAAGTGTAATAATACTGTAATAATATTTGTTGCTTTGAACTGAAATTGAGTTCGCCCCGCTGAGAGAGTGTTGAATGAAAATTTTCGTTTCCGTCTCATCTTTCACTGGCAGTCGTAGTTAAAACCGAAAGAAGAGATTAAGATTGGACGGTAGTTATCACTGTGTggtctcgtttttttttttttttagagatgcCGGTGAGAGTTTAGAGGAACGTTTGACGTCTTGGCTGTTTTAATCGGTTAAAAACCGATCGAGTTAAAATTCTCATCATTCTAAAAGccccttttcccctttttctggCCACGTGAGGTcctcagtcttttgttttgtgcctATCACATGTTTAGTTCTCATTACTGATGTATTgttctcacctgtgtcttgtttagtctgtctgtttaagCCCTTTTAGTTTTCCTTGGTTCTTGGTTCAGTCTTGAGTCGTCACTCTCGTGCAGTTTCTCTGACCAAGCCTTTTCCGAAAACTCCCGACGCGCCTGTAACACCCCTAGGTTTTACTACCCACCGAGCCGGCAGGTCAGCCAAACTGTCTTTGAAATCTAAAGGCGGACGTAGGCTATATGTTTTATGATTCATGATCGCTGGCGCCCCAGCTCCACCATAGtacaacagtcaaaacagtaTCTCAAACACAATGGAGCTAGCTGTAGACCTCGGGAGGAGGACAAACATCAAAGCCCCGGGTCATATCTCTGACCCGCCCATAACCCTGACAGGCTCCTTCAGATTCCTCGACACCTACGTCAGTAACACTCTGAAATGGGACATCAACACCAACCACATCATCAGAAAGGCCCAACAAAGACCGTGTTTCCTcagacaactctctctctttctttttacactGGAACTGAGCGACCATGCCGTACCAGAACAATTACAGCCAACACTGTCGCATGGCAataataaagtatctatctatctattaaagcctttctctctctcttcactctctttcagCTGAAGAGCGAGCCTGATTCGCCCACCAACGTGGGAGTGATGGACCGTTCGCGTCTTCTCCTCTGCGCTCTGACgttcttctgtttgtctctgaacCCTCTGCCCTCTCTGCTGGGCTCTGATGTCAGGACTGGGCCGGGTTTGGCCACGGGCGAACACCTGCCCGCACGATCCCTCTTTGGCCTGCCCAGCCAAACCCAAAACTTCGGTGAGCCCTCGTTTTATCGAAACTATCAAACGAACACCTGTGCCTGTAGACGATCCAGTCCGTCGATTCACTGTATTTACTGATTCGATccatcattttttctctctctctctctctctctctctctctctgtgcgacAGCGTCGTGGCTGTGGTGTCTGTTGCCGTGGGTTACCGTGTGGGTGTTGAGTGGGGTCGGGGCGGTGTGGGGGTGCGTGAGGGTGCTCTACCTGTGGGAGCCCGTCACGCCTCTCCACTCGCCCAAATCCGTGGCCTTCTGGAGACAACGCAAGCAGGCCGACCTGCACCTGTACAGGGTGAGTGTCCACGCCCGAGGCCTGTGCTACACTCAGCTGTCATCTCTCCTGTGATAATGATATGGCTACTCCACAAGGCAGCCGTCAAgttgtaactctctctctctttcatcgctatctcccattttctctctctctctctctcagggtgacTATGCCGCTGCGGTGGCCAGTTTAGAAAACTGCCTGTCCATCTTATCCAGAGCCCTGCCCACTTCCGGTTTAGACCTCGCCTGCTCCCTTTCCTGGAACCTTGTTCGATACTGCCTGCATAGCCCCACCCCTCTGGGTTGGCTGGTTCGTCAGGTTGGGGGAAGACACAAGGGGGAGGAGTCTCAGACGAGCTCCCGAGATGCGGCGTTGGTCTACCATAGGCTCAGCCAGCTGCAGCTCACGGGTGACTGGTTTATTCATTCTTCCTGATCTGTGATCAGAATTAGTTCCATAACCACGCATTAACCCAGCACAGACCAAGCTGATTTCTAATCAGTAATTCACTGCATCTCAGGGCTACATAGAGACTGACAGTGACTTTAAATGTGTTAATAGCTTCATAACTGGAAGCTTGTGATCTTACAACAAGTAACATCTTTAAATGTATTAGATTAATTGATGTTCTGATCAGAGGACATTGTTAAGGCACCTGATGTAATGCTTCAGCGTCATACCTAAGTCACATAATTACATTAGCAGATCACAGTCAAGTGTCTAGTGAAATTTAACACTGAGAATGACTGGtttctgtgtacgtgtgtgtgtttgtgtgtgtgtgtgtgtgtgtttgtacgtgtgtgtgtgtgtgtgtgtgtgtgtgtgtgtgtgtaggtaaagTGTCAGAGCGTAGCAGTGTGTggagtctgtctctgtctctgagtgcGGTGAATCTGAGTGAAAGTGCCCAGGGCAAAATGCCCCCTGCCCAGCTGCCCCACATCTACGCCACAGCTGCCATCGCCCTCAGGACCACGCTGGGCCACCACCTCACCTGTCTGCCCgtgagtctctcacacacacacacacacatacacatacacataccaccATCGCCCTCAGGACCACGCTGGGCCACCACCTCACCTGTCTGCCTgtgagtctctcacacacacacgctcatacacctACTGCCATCATCCTCAGAGAAACACCATTAGAGTAacgcagtctctctctctctctgtgtctgtctttgtctctctctctctctctctctccctctctctctctgtctctctctcagggctacCTGCTGAGCTGTGCCGAGACTGTGGCCGGTCAGTCAGACTGTCGGCCTCTCCCAGACGGTCTTCGCTGGCTCTTCACGCCATTGGGCAGACAGTTTTTCCTCAGCTGTGATTGGTCGGTGACGTCTGAGAACAAAGAGGGCGTGTACACGTCCCAGCGAGACGAAGGTAAAAGTATATCCAGAGGGGTtttaaagcatgtgtgtgtgtgtgtgtgtgtgtgtgtgtgtgcgtgtatgtgtgtgtgcgtgcgcgtgcaggAACGCTTGTACCTGACTGTTACATAAGAACCAGCTGGTTGCTTAAAAATTACTgataacttttaaaaacatttctagTAATACAATTAGTCAGAGTAATCAGTTCATTgtgatatatacacacacacccacaatccCACATCCACTCCTCTCACTTTGTTTTGCACTTGCCTTATCCCAATTTTTAAGCAATGATGttgtttaactctctctctctccctctctctcgctctgtctctctctctccctcacactctctctctctctctcgctctgtctctctccctccctctctctctctctctctctagctgatCCTGTGGCTCAGTTACATAGGTGTTTCTGTGAGAAGCTCCTGGAGAGAGCTGTGCACTGTCTCATACAGCCTCACACGGAGACCGAGACGAGCAAACGCAAAGATGACTCAGGGTGAGAactgcaggacacacacacacactctctctcacattcacagcgtatgtttacacacacacactcactcactcacactcacatgcatacgCGACCTAACACTCGCTTCTGTTACCTCCAACAGCTTCATCACTGCATGTATGCCCATCTGTaactctttgactctctctcacacacacacacacacacacagtcacattcagCTCCCACTGTGAAGCCTTCATGTCAAACGTGGCAAGTAATCCGTAACACATATAGAggctctccttttctctcccccccacaGGGAGTTCTCGAGCGCGCTGGAGTTTCTCCAGCTGTTGAACAGCTGTACGGAGGAtagccccgccccctctccACCCTTCCCTGCCCCACCCAATCACACCACCACGGCAGGTACGCGCCCACCCCATAACTCATTCTCACATGCTTGTGCGAAGAGCTCGTCAGACCGACGCCCTCTGCCAGATATAACGTCCTTACACGTTATTTAAACTTATTATTTGTAAATCTGTACGTAGGCGTCAAAATCTGATAGCTTTGTTCCTTCATCTTACGTCACTAAGCACCTATATCCCTATTAAACACCCACACTGTGCTCTTTGCATTTCTCTTAAATTCATTAAATCATCAACGGTTGATCTAAATGACTGTCATTTAAGAACATAGATTGATAAGTTGTACtgcatgtgctttttttttttttttccttctttcttgtGCCCCTGTCTTGCCCAGTGGGAGACCCTGTGTGTCGCTGGTGGGCATTAGTGCTTAAGGCAGCTGTCCACTGGCTGCAAGGCGATGATGCGTCTGTGAGGTCACTCTTAGCAGAAGCCGAGCGCATGCCCAGAGCACTTCACACACTTGAGTGAGtatatactctgtgtgtgtgtgtgtgtgttttccagctGAGAAGTTTGGCCTATCTGTCATGTGTGTAttcacatacgtgtgtgtgtgtgtgtgtgtgtgtgtgtttcagccaCCCATTGCCGAAGTCTGTGCAGCAGCTGTGTAAGGCGGTTCagatgagtctgtgtgtgcagaaagGAGACGGAGCCCTTGTGTGTCTGACTCACTGTGAGAGAGCCAGTGCCTATCTCAGAGCcagcatctctgtctctgtgacacacaccaACCCCTGGCTaaacaaggtacacacacacacacaccaacccctGGCTaaacaaggtacacacacacaccaacccctGGCTAAACaaggtacacgcacacacacactcaccaacccCTGGCTAAACAaggcacgcatacacacgcacacacacccccctccaaCCCATGGATaaacaaggtacacacacacacgcgcacactccccatacaacacacacagagacacacctggCTAAACAaactacatacacatacaagccTCTGGCTGAACAAGGTATGTGCACACAACCATACAACCAgaatttgtgtgcatgtgtatgttgtatgtgtctgtctgtatgttgtatggaggtggcgcgtgtgtgtgcgcgtgtgtatacCTTGTTTACTCaggggttggtgtgtgtgcacgtgtgtgtgtgtgtgtgtgtgtgtgtggtatggggGTGGCTGTGGTGCATTGTAGTTGCATTGCATGATGCTGAAGCCCAGTGCAATGTGTCTGCAGTGCAGCGCAGAGGCCTCACAAAACtcttcttaaacacacacacacacacacacacacacacacacacacacacacagccaccccatacaacatacacacacactctcacacagccaccccatacaacatacacacacacacacactcacacacacacacgcagccaccccatacaacatacacacacacacacacacacacacacacacacacacacacacacacacactctcacacagccaccccatacaacacacacacacacacacactcacacacacacacacacacgcagccaccccatacaacatacacacacacacacacacacactctcacacagccaccccatacaacacacacacacactcacacacacacacacacacacagccaccccatacaacatacacacacacacacacacacacacacacacacacacacacacacacactctcacacagccaccccatacaacatacacacacacacacacacacacacacacacacagccaccccatacaacatacacacacacacacacacacagccaccccatacaacatacacacacacacacacacacacacacacacacacacacacagccaccccatacaacatacacacacacacacacacacacacacacacgtgcacacacaccaacccctGAGTAAAcaaggtatacacacacacacacacacacacacacacagccaccccatacaacatacacacacacacacacacacacacacacacacacacgtgcacacacaccaacccctGAGTAAAcaaggtatacacacacacacacacacacacacacactctcacacagccaccccatacaacatacatacacacacacacacacgcagccaccccatacaacatacacacacacactctcacacagccaccccatacaacatacatacacacacacagacacacacacgcagccaccccatacaacacacacacacacacacacgcagccaccccatacaacatacacacacactctcacacatccaccccatacaacatacacacacactctcacacagccaccccatacaacatacatacacacacacacacacacacacacacacacacacacgcagccaccccatacaacacacacacacacacacacacgcagccaccccatacaacacacacacacacacacacacacacgcagccaccccatacaacatacacacacactctcacacatccaccccatacaacatacacacacacacacacacacacacacacacacacactctcacacagccaccccatacaacacacacacacacacacactctctcacacagccaccccatacaacatacatacacacactctcacacagctgccccatacaacatacatacgtacacacacacacacacacacacacacacacacagccaccccatacaacatacatacgtacacacacacacacacactctcacacagctgccccatacaacatacacacacacgcacacagctgccccatacaacataca
It includes:
- the srebf2 gene encoding sterol regulatory element-binding protein 2 is translated as MDGGEYISTMENMDPTLSELGDEFTLGDIDEMLQFVSNQVGDFPDLFEDQLGSGSMQNGTGGSHRQAQSTQTCSQTPQTTAPGTVFQNGSVPLTPAPALPLTPPHTPVQTTAAGQQQQQQQQVRTPPLLQPRPQVQVQAQTIPVQTQALTVQTQSFPMQTLAVQTHGQTLPMQTQAQPAQTVMITPGATQSRFIQNQVICHQVPTTGFQVLQPQVQSIVTSPQVQPMTIQHQRVLTPAGQTIQTLSTAPTAVHTVSQQVQQVPVLVHQPQILKTDSLVLTTLKPDGTQVLSTVQNPTGITTLTTPIQTTALQVPTLMGSNILTTVPVMMGGGDKLPIKQLSSGTTHAVGGARTATEQGVMQAGQGGAVKEGERRTTHNIIEKRYRSSINDKILELRDLVMGNDAKMHKSGVLRKAIDYIKYLQQVNHKLRQENLALKMANQKNKSSICLPDDVEMKPEVAIISPPPSDSGSNSPPQFSPFGVDSEPGSPLLDHEQLKSEPDSPTNVGVMDRSRLLLCALTFFCLSLNPLPSLLGSDVRTGPGLATGEHLPARSLFGLPSQTQNFASWLWCLLPWVTVWVLSGVGAVWGCVRVLYLWEPVTPLHSPKSVAFWRQRKQADLHLYRGDYAAAVASLENCLSILSRALPTSGLDLACSLSWNLVRYCLHSPTPLGWLVRQVGGRHKGEESQTSSRDAALVYHRLSQLQLTGKVSERSSVWSLSLSLSAVNLSESAQGKMPPAQLPHIYATAAIALRTTLGHHLTCLPGYLLSCAETVAGQSDCRPLPDGLRWLFTPLGRQFFLSCDWSVTSENKEGVYTSQRDEADPVAQLHRCFCEKLLERAVHCLIQPHTETETSKRKDDSGEFSSALEFLQLLNSCTEDSPAPSPPFPAPPNHTTTAVGDPVCRWWALVLKAAVHWLQGDDASVRSLLAEAERMPRALHTLDHPLPKSVQQLCKAVQMSLCVQKGDGALVCLTHCERASAYLRASISVSVTHTNPWLNKGVELLVCDLLLTLRTSLWQRGGGSNGEPAPAHGSQLAGFQRDLSSLRKLGQGYRQAQHKVFLHETTVRLMAGASPTRTHQLLEHSLRRRTQNSGYTAEGDCILGERERAHAILLACRHLPLPLLTPPGHRARLLAEAKRTLERVGDRRSVQDCQQILLRLGGGTTIAAS